The following is a genomic window from Treponema pallidum subsp. pallidum str. Nichols.
CGCACCTGGAGAGTCGCAGGGCACGGCCACCCACGAAGGTTCAGGGTCGTCCACAGACAACGCGGATGACACACGCTCAACTGGTGCCTTGGCAGGATCGGGTAAGCTTGCACTTGAGTCTCTGCAGGGCCACGCGCTTCCTTTACCACCGCTGGTGCTTACACAGAACGCACCGCAGATGGTATCCATTCCTTTGCGCGAGTACGGGGATGTTCGCGCGCTCATACTGGATAACGCGCAGGCGCGAGGCGCACTGACACTGCGCGCTATCCGTGTGCGTGCCGAGGATGCACCAGGTGGTTATGTCCCCGTGAACCCTGCCTCTCAAGCACAGGATGCAGCGTTTGATTTCGATGGGGTGCACGTTACGCGCGGAACTAATTCTATCACCGACCTTATCCCCGGCGTTACGCTTTCGCTGCACGAACGTACAGAAAAAACCGAAACGCTCTCTGTCACCCCCGACGTGAACGCCATGAAGAACGCTATTATAGAATTCGTTGCTAAGTACAATCGACTCATGGCAGAAATTAACATTGTCACCAGTAACAAGTCAGCCATTATCGACGAGCTTGCGTATCTTACCCCCGAGGAGAAAAAGAAAGAGACAGAACAACTCGGCAGCCTCCACGGGGATTCCACGCTTCTTATGCTGAAAGACAGACTGAGACGCAATACCAGCAATGCGTACCGCGCCGGCGATGACGGTGCATCGCGGACACTTGCACACATCGGCATTTCCACAAAAGCGCACGCTTCGTCTGGCATTAACACGGCACAGCTACGCGGTTATCTTGAAATTGATGAAGAAAAATTACATTCCAGTTTGAACGCACAAAAGGATCAGGTGCGTGCTCTTTTTGGGCACGATTCAGATGGTGACCTCCTTGTGGACAATGGCGTTGCATTCACCCTAACAGAACTGCTCAACCCTTATTTGGGACGATCGGGTATTTTTGCCATACGGTCAAACGGCGTTGACGAGCGTATTAAATCGACAGAAAAACGCGTAGAAACGTACGACAAGCAACTGGAAAAGAAGGAACGGGAGCTGCGACACAAGTATCACACCATGGATGGCGCGCTTCGTTCTCTACAAAAGCAGTCTGACGCAATTCAGAACTTCAACCAGTCTGTTCGCAACAGGAATTAGTGGGAGTCTTAATGGACATTACGATTAACGGACATACACTGCAGTATGTCATTGAACATGAAAAAACTATTGGGGAGGTTCTAGGCGCGATAGAAGCTGCGTGTAAAAAAGAAAAACAAACGGTATCGGCGGTGACGGTCAATGGTAGGGAACTGTCTGCTAATGAATTGGATACACTTTTTTGCCAATCCTTGGATACCGACGTCACCCTTAATCTTACCACTCTTTCAGGGGGAGACGTGCGTGCACTCTTGCGTGAGATTAGTACCACTCTCCTTGCACGCACAGCTGCGTTACAAGAAATCGCAGTAAACATGCATAGCGGTAATCTTGCAGAGAGCTACGCTATGGTCAGTGACTTTTCTGCTCTCTTGAAAAGTCTTTATCACTGCTTTACTCTCTCGGACATCGCTGATTTGGATCATGGCCTGAGAATTAAGGGAAAAGCCCTGCACGATTACCAGCGCGAGATTTCTCCCCTGCTTAAGGGCTTACTAGAAGCAATGGAAGAAGGGGACAGCGTTGCTGTCGGTGATATTGCGGAGTACGAGTTGGCACCGGTTGTTCGGGATTTAAGTGACGGTATCTTGCATATGGACATGGGTGTACAATGAAGTTTGACGGACTGATTCGCAATCTCGACCACATTACGCGAAAGGATACGTATCTCTACTACCGGGAGGAGTTTTCTGCTGTTGCATGTTACTCTCTCTTCGGTCGAATTCATTCAGGAAGGGTTGAGTTTTCGGTAGAGACCACTCCCGTTGGGGAAAAGAGCGTGCAGGTAAAATTAGTTGATGCAATTGATTATCCGCTCTTACCGCTTGTACAAGCACTCAAGCGTGTAGTGAGACTGTTGATCGAGAAGAATCAGTTGCCGCGTTAGATCTTGTCCAGTTTTTTTAAAAACGGTAGACTCGCCGCGGTGAGGTGCGTCAGTCGCTCAGCGCAGGATACTGCGCGGTGGGGCACGGTAGTCGGAAGGCTGCTTGAGGAAGGTTCCGTAGTAGTCTTGCAGGGGGCGTTAGCGGCAGGGAAAACCTGTTTTGTAAAGGGGCTCGCTCTGGGACTCGGTATCCAAGAGGAGATTACGAGTCCTACCTTCACACTGCTGGCAGTCTACCACGGCAGGCTGACGCTCTATCATATGGACGTGTACCGGCTCGCTTCCCTGGAAGACTTCTTTGATATCGGTGCGCAGGAGTGCGTATACGGCACGGGAGTCTGTGTCATTGAATGGGGAGAACGGGTCGCGTCAGAACTGCCGGAGTACACTGTTACCATCTCGTTGCGTGTGCTCGCAGATGGTAACCGAGAGATTACCGTAGCGTAGCGCAGAGTGCTTCCTGTCTTGCAAAAAGGCAAAGAGGGCGGGGTGTATGAATATACTTGCCATCAACACCGTTGCGCATGCCCTCAACGTTGCAGCTGAAGGAGCACAAGGCACCGCTGTTGTGAGCATCGAAGGTGCGCATTGTTGCATACAGCAACAGCTCGTGCGTGCGCTTGACGTTGTCGTAAAACGCGCAGGATTTCCTGTACAGGAAACACAAATCGTTGCCTGTCCTCGGGGGCCTGGTTCATTTACCGGCTTGCGTACCGGTTTTGCAGTTGCAAAAGCCCTACAGCTGGGTGTCGGAGCCCGTTTTATTGCCGTGCCTACGCTGCGCCTTGCGGCACATCCGTTCCGCGCGTTCACAGGACGGGTGTTGTCCATACTAGATGCAAAACGTGGTCGTTTTTTTTGGAACTGCTTTAAGTCAGGAGAGCCGCTCTTTGAAGACTCTCACAACCACGCACAAGAAATCGTAAAAAAAGTGGACACACGGGTTCCATGCCTGGTGTGCGGCACGGGAACAGCACTTTTTAAAAGTGTAATGGAAAGCCAGGACAACACGGTTCCTTTCATGTACGTAGAAACTGACGCTCATGAAGGAGCAAAGACACTCCTTGCTTTGGTAAAAGTGCTCAATCACAGCGCCGCCACTCCGGGGGAGCGCGGAGCGCCGCAGTACACAACACGAACTTACGCAAAAGGAAGCTAATACTATGGGCAATTCAGATATCTGTTCTGACATTAATGATATCGAAGAACTTCAATCTGAAGAAGGTGATGCACCTATACGAGAAAATGCCAATCCAATCAGAGAGGATTACAATTTTATACGTGAACAAAACCCCATTCTCGGCTCAGGACTTGATCTTATCGGAAGTGCAAAACTGCCCATGCTCTTTTTAGACAGCAATCTGCTGATTGAATATATCAGCGCCGAAGCGAATTCTCTTTTTAGAGGTTATTACCATCTGGAGAGAAAGCCGTTCTTTAATGTGTTTGGGAATATCCTCAGCCGTAAGGAACTTGAAGACTTTTTCTCTTGTGTCCGATCTCACTCTAAAGGATTTACCTGGAGAGGCACGATGGCCCATAAAATTCGTGCAAAAAGAGCGCTATACACGCGCACAAGTTTTATCCCGCTTTCCATCAGCGACGCCCAACCTTCTGGATATATCGTTCTTTTCGAAGACATTTCAGATATGTACTCGCAGCAGATCAGTAATATGCTGAGTAGTTTGCTACAAGCGTCAAAGCTTAAAGACAATGAAACAGGGTTGCACTGCGAGCGCGTTAATCACTATTGCAGACTCATTGCAGAATACCTGTATGACATCAACTTATACCCCCAAGTCGATACGGACTTTGTAGAGAATATCGCCTTTCTTGCAGCTATGCACGACGTGGGGAAAATTGGTATTCCCGACTACGTTTTGAAAAAACGTGGTGGATTAAACGAATTAGAGTGGGAGCTCATGAAGGAGCATACTATCAACGGTGCGCTCATTCTTTCTTCTTACCCTGACCCTATGGCGAAGGAAATAGCGCTCAGTCATCACGAGCGCTGGGACGGCACAGGATACCCCTTCAAATTGGAAGGAGAGATGATACCGCTTTCTGCACGTATTACGAGCATCGCCGATGTATATGATGCATTGCGTATGGAACGCTCTTACAAAAAGGGATTTTCTCATGAACAAACTACACACATGATTTTAGAACAGTCTGGACAAAGCTTTGACCCCATTTTGGCACGTGTATTTCAGAAAATACATACAAAGTTCAACGACGTGTGGGACACGCTACAGGACTGAGCATCCTCAATCCTAGTCAGAGATAAGGTTTTCTTCGGTGTCAAATTGCTGCAAGGAGCTCATACCAGTTTCTGTCTGCATGCGGGAAATGAGAGCAAACAGGTACCGTGCGGTGTAAGCGCTCAGGGTGTATGCGTGCACGCTCTGTGCATCCCACAGAGTCCACTCCTGGTGAGCAGCAGGCTGAAGACGAAACCGTATAATCTTTCCGTCTCCCCGGTGAATGACAATTGATTCTTTCCATTGAGTCGGTGTAGGTCCAACATCAACATAAGAGAAACGTGCGAAAAACTGCTCGACCTCTTTAAACACTACAGACGTCCGACTCCTCACGATGTATTTCCCTGAAACTTCCATCATTTGTATCTGCGATTGTGTGAAGAGTTCATGGAACTGCCGCGTATCACACCAAAACCGCTTTTCATCTCTGAAAAAAGGGGTAAAATCATCCTCTGTCAAAAAAACAGCTGCGTTATCTCCAATTCGAATATAACGCCCAAGTCCTGTACCGTTCAACGCACCAAAGTATATGTCGCCTATAGCAGCGCCATTTTTTTTTGTAAACTTCATCTGCACTGCAGGTTGTTTTCCGAGAGCATAGTCTGAGAAAAAACGAGTATTATTTGTAATAAATTCAAAACGTCTTTTAGTAAAAAGATATTGAAATAATCGTTCTAATACTTCCTGTTTTGCAGGATGTATCGCATGCGCCAGTTGTATAAACCATTGCCTATCCTTTTTCACCCAGCGCAGTTCACGAGATGCATTACGTTCCTCCCTTGGAAAACGGAGAATGACTTCCGTTATATCCGCCCGTTCTCTAGGGTGGAGACAAAATCCATAAAAGTAACGCCTCTTTTTTACTCCCCCATACCTCATCACCGCAATACAAAAGCAAAACAAAATCACTGAGGTTAAACATACCCACCGTGTTACGCTGCTACGCGAATCCACAGATCGCATAACCCTCACCGTTTTCTCCGATAAAGAATCTGCATCACCACAAACAGCATTCCTATAAGCACAGGGATAGCTACGATATTCAGATAGCGCGCACGGTGCACAATGCGTGCGAACTTTTGTTCATCACGGAAAGATTTCAATGGAAGCCACGCGGGATTCTTGCTTTTCAGCATAAGTAAACCATCGTTACCACACAGCCACTGAATACAGTTTATCATGAAATCAAGATTTTCTCCGTTGTGCGTATGTTCCACAATTGCACTGACCATGTACTCATCGGACACTACCATGAGCTTTCCAGGGTAATCACGAAATGCAACAAATGCCTGGGGAGCGGGCATTTTACCTTTTGCAAGATCTTTCAGGTGATCAACAGAAGGATCAATATTAAAAGGCGCAGTCATACACAGAGAATGATTACTCGTAGACTCAAATACACGGGCAGGAAAAGAAACTCGTATTGACGAGGGCCAAAATAATCGAAGGAACTGAATTCCCGCTTGTACCATTACAGGTACTCCGTGCGTATACGGTTTCAAAGTAACAACTGGCCAGAACGGATAAGACACTCTATCGTATTGAGTTTCGTAAACTGAAGGTAACGATACAGCAAAACTTTGCTCGTCGAGAATGAGATCTGAGTTAATAGTAATTCCGTACGTGCTCAGGAGATTAATAAGAAAATCATGGCGCTTTTCCTCAACAGTCCATTGATCATTGAGTTGCACGCTATTTCCTGATACAAAGCACAATGCGTTTCCTCCCTTCTGCAAAAAAGCATCAAGTAAGGTTACGGCGTGTTCATCCACGTAGCCAGAACCTAAAATCAAAAGTGGAATACGGGTATCTAGCTGAGGCAAAGAAATAGAGAGAATCTCTGGGAGCAATCCTTCAGATTGCAAACGCGGTAATACATGGGCATATGTGGTACTTAAACTTTCTGGTGGAGCAAGAACATATATCCCACGGGACATCATATCTGCACTCATTTCCTGCTGCATCTGGATGATCAAACGCGCGATGTCATACTCCAGCCTTTTGGTGTCAGACACAAAGGGTACGGCACGAGCCATACCACGATATTCAACAAGTATTGCAGAATACGCATCGTACGCTATGCTGGCAGTGTTACGCGTATACGTAACGCGCCGAGCAACAAATCCAAGTTCTTTCCTCAAAGACTGAGAAAGGAGATTAATATCCTTCATCGCTACTGCACACTGCTTACTCAGCTGATGAGCGTACTCTTTAAGCAAATCTCTCACATATATGACGGTAGGAATGTACCTATCTACATCGGTGGAATAAAACCACGTTATTTCCACAGTACTTTCGACACTCTCAAAAAGCTTAATGGTGTGTGCCGAAAGGGAATATGCTCTCTGTGCTGTTAAATCACACCGGACAGGTGTACAGAACGTCACAAACACGCTCATCATTATATTCAGAATCATCACGGTACAGGGTATATGATGTTTTCTGCTCACCTAAAACGAACCCTTACAATCAAACACTGCAACTCGATACCCGCTATCGCTACAAAAATATAGAACGCGAAATCGCTTAAATCGAATATGCCACGAGCGGCAGATTCAAAATGATATACGAAAGAAACCCACGAAACACATGCCCTTATATATCTGTGTGATATGAACACTCGTGCGGGA
Proteins encoded in this region:
- the tsaB gene encoding tRNA (adenosine(37)-N6)-threonylcarbamoyltransferase complex dimerization subunit type 1 TsaB, which gives rise to MNILAINTVAHALNVAAEGAQGTAVVSIEGAHCCIQQQLVRALDVVVKRAGFPVQETQIVACPRGPGSFTGLRTGFAVAKALQLGVGARFIAVPTLRLAAHPFRAFTGRVLSILDAKRGRFFWNCFKSGEPLFEDSHNHAQEIVKKVDTRVPCLVCGTGTALFKSVMESQDNTVPFMYVETDAHEGAKTLLALVKVLNHSAATPGERGAPQYTTRTYAKGS
- the fliD gene encoding flagellar filament capping protein FliD, whose translation is MSDVRIPGVGAGKYDNLIQSLMKKERIPRDNAAAKVKVYEVQNNALKDVERYARDLRDAVKGLYSFNNPFAEKEAHSSNERAFTVDATRDAAEQNHTLRVKDIAQGDAFLSDPLPEDFRVPSGTYTFCIGEKKICVSWKGGHYRDFIRAVNKQGKDSLTLSEIKTSGASRALLFRSELTGKSSRLSFEDAALDLALRLRVVQEARSDVFTQDVLSVGPGKHARLDFPHPLRAQAGLTLEFVASLEGASIANEESRAHTPAQGGAPTSSHGNTASAAHNQDGAAAVRPTEPANGAPVQEETSSVFFEGVTVKNEASQGDLPTTDGLEKYPAVDDKGDNPRAPGESQGTATHEGSGSSTDNADDTRSTGALAGSGKLALESLQGHALPLPPLVLTQNAPQMVSIPLREYGDVRALILDNAQARGALTLRAIRVRAEDAPGGYVPVNPASQAQDAAFDFDGVHVTRGTNSITDLIPGVTLSLHERTEKTETLSVTPDVNAMKNAIIEFVAKYNRLMAEINIVTSNKSAIIDELAYLTPEEKKKETEQLGSLHGDSTLLMLKDRLRRNTSNAYRAGDDGASRTLAHIGISTKAHASSGINTAQLRGYLEIDEEKLHSSLNAQKDQVRALFGHDSDGDLLVDNGVAFTLTELLNPYLGRSGIFAIRSNGVDERIKSTEKRVETYDKQLEKKERELRHKYHTMDGALRSLQKQSDAIQNFNQSVRNRN
- a CDS encoding HD-GYP domain-containing protein, producing the protein MGNSDICSDINDIEELQSEEGDAPIRENANPIREDYNFIREQNPILGSGLDLIGSAKLPMLFLDSNLLIEYISAEANSLFRGYYHLERKPFFNVFGNILSRKELEDFFSCVRSHSKGFTWRGTMAHKIRAKRALYTRTSFIPLSISDAQPSGYIVLFEDISDMYSQQISNMLSSLLQASKLKDNETGLHCERVNHYCRLIAEYLYDINLYPQVDTDFVENIAFLAAMHDVGKIGIPDYVLKKRGGLNELEWELMKEHTINGALILSSYPDPMAKEIALSHHERWDGTGYPFKLEGEMIPLSARITSIADVYDALRMERSYKKGFSHEQTTHMILEQSGQSFDPILARVFQKIHTKFNDVWDTLQD
- a CDS encoding GldG family protein, producing the protein MSRKHHIPCTVMILNIMMSVFVTFCTPVRCDLTAQRAYSLSAHTIKLFESVESTVEITWFYSTDVDRYIPTVIYVRDLLKEYAHQLSKQCAVAMKDINLLSQSLRKELGFVARRVTYTRNTASIAYDAYSAILVEYRGMARAVPFVSDTKRLEYDIARLIIQMQQEMSADMMSRGIYVLAPPESLSTTYAHVLPRLQSEGLLPEILSISLPQLDTRIPLLILGSGYVDEHAVTLLDAFLQKGGNALCFVSGNSVQLNDQWTVEEKRHDFLINLLSTYGITINSDLILDEQSFAVSLPSVYETQYDRVSYPFWPVVTLKPYTHGVPVMVQAGIQFLRLFWPSSIRVSFPARVFESTSNHSLCMTAPFNIDPSVDHLKDLAKGKMPAPQAFVAFRDYPGKLMVVSDEYMVSAIVEHTHNGENLDFMINCIQWLCGNDGLLMLKSKNPAWLPLKSFRDEQKFARIVHRARYLNIVAIPVLIGMLFVVMQILYRRKR
- the tsaE gene encoding tRNA (adenosine(37)-N6)-threonylcarbamoyltransferase complex ATPase subunit type 1 TsaE — translated: MRCVSRSAQDTARWGTVVGRLLEEGSVVVLQGALAAGKTCFVKGLALGLGIQEEITSPTFTLLAVYHGRLTLYHMDVYRLASLEDFFDIGAQECVYGTGVCVIEWGERVASELPEYTVTISLRVLADGNREITVA
- a CDS encoding DUF4340 domain-containing protein, with the protein product MRSVDSRSSVTRWVCLTSVILFCFCIAVMRYGGVKKRRYFYGFCLHPRERADITEVILRFPREERNASRELRWVKKDRQWFIQLAHAIHPAKQEVLERLFQYLFTKRRFEFITNNTRFFSDYALGKQPAVQMKFTKKNGAAIGDIYFGALNGTGLGRYIRIGDNAAVFLTEDDFTPFFRDEKRFWCDTRQFHELFTQSQIQMMEVSGKYIVRSRTSVVFKEVEQFFARFSYVDVGPTPTQWKESIVIHRGDGKIIRFRLQPAAHQEWTLWDAQSVHAYTLSAYTARYLFALISRMQTETGMSSLQQFDTEENLISD